Sequence from the Flavobacterium sp. TR2 genome:
TCAAGCGCATAAGGCTTAAAAACGGCAATAGGAATGGCGTACAAAATACTCTCTTCATGCGCCACTGCTTCCATAACATAATTTTCCTGTGCCAAAAGCGGACGAAGTCCAAAAATGTCGCCTTCATCGCACATATCTAAAACGGTGTTTTTGGTGCTTTTTTTGAGGGCAACAGCACCTTTATGCACGACATAAAAAGAGTCATGCGTTTTGTCGTTCTCGGCAAAAATTACAGCATCTTTTTCTTTATATAGAATTGAAATTTGTTCAGACAGCTTTTCTAAATCTCTCTGATGCAGAAAATTAAACGGCGGAAAACCCTTTAAAAAGTCAGCAACTCTCTGCGAAATGGTATTTTTCATTTGGTTAGATTAAAGTTCTAATGTACTATTTAAAATAGAAATGTAAAAGAAACACATTCTTTTTTTAGCTACAAAGGAACAAAGGTGCAGAGTTGCAAAGTCTTTAAAAATGAGAATAAAAATACTTTGTGCCTTAGCGGCTTCGGGCATAAAAAAAGCCCCAAAACTGGAGCCTTCACTATTTTAAATTAAGTCTTAATCAACTTTGTAAACGGTTCCTCTTTGCTTTTCCTCAGAACCAACCAAGCCAAACTCAAAAGTATAAGAATCTTTAGAAGTCGTTAGAATTTTCATGCTGATGGCTTTTTCTTCAGCCATATTTTTTGGATGTTTTTTCTGCAGCACATATTCGCAGTCACTTACCCAGCGAATAGTTGCCGTATCTGTTTTGCCTTCAAAAGTTTCGATTTCAATATCGTCTTTGCGTTCAAAAAAAGTTGTTTTTTTTACGCCATTGACCTCTGTTTCAAATTTGAATTTTCCAGTTTTAAAATCTTTGCAATTGTGTTCGGTATTATAACAAGATACTAAAGCCAGTACCGGAAATAAGAATAGTATTTTTTTCATTTTAATTAAGTTGTTTTTTTAGGAGCTGATTCCTGCTGTCTGCTGTATTCCCTGTAAACAAAAACTACGGCTAAAAAGCCTTGTTTTTATAAATCGGAAAATGCCGCTTCCATCAGGGCTAGAATATTAAGATATAAGAAGAATTGTTCCAATTGAGACAAAAATGATATTTATAAAACAAAGAAAAAATAAATTTCGCCTTTTGTTTATATCAGCTTGTTCATCAGACAATTTTGTTTGACAGAATTTAATTAAAATCCAGTAACAAAAACCTCCCATATTAGCATGATATTCGATCATTTGAGCTTCTTCAATTCATCATCGGTAAAGTTCTTGATTTCTTTTTCTTTGGCAAACTTTTCAGCATTATAATTTGCAGATTTATTCCTCGGAATCGATAAGCTATTCCATTCGCTGTTTTTCAATTGTTTGGCATAAAAAACAATCTGTCCGACATGATAAGGATAGTGTGCCAACTGACGATTTATGGCCTCAATAACCGTGTGTCCTTCGTTTCTAATATAAATGATGTCAGAAAGCTGTTCGGGTTGTAAACTTTCTAGAGCATTTTCTAGGCAAATCCAGCCTTTATTCCAAACATCTATAACCTCTTCT
This genomic interval carries:
- a CDS encoding DNA topoisomerase IV — translated: MKKILFLFPVLALVSCYNTEHNCKDFKTGKFKFETEVNGVKKTTFFERKDDIEIETFEGKTDTATIRWVSDCEYVLQKKHPKNMAEEKAISMKILTTSKDSYTFEFGLVGSEEKQRGTVYKVD
- a CDS encoding DUF1572 domain-containing protein, translating into MKADKSYLESVKKQFLYYKMLGEKAIDQLEPPQLFVSFNDDTNSIATIVKHISGNMLSRWTDFLTSDGEKEWRNRDAEFENDLQSKEEVIDVWNKGWICLENALESLQPEQLSDIIYIRNEGHTVIEAINRQLAHYPYHVGQIVFYAKQLKNSEWNSLSIPRNKSANYNAEKFAKEKEIKNFTDDELKKLK